A stretch of the Thiocystis violascens DSM 198 genome encodes the following:
- the motD gene encoding flagellar motor protein MotD: MARRKTREEHGNHEAWAIPYGDLVTLLMAFFVVLYAVSVVDAGKYRVLSNSLVEAFGSQVPVDPIQIGEPSFALNLMNDDVHRSLVPIEIESGAASRQSEIAIQNLLSPTDVAIENVLDLLEGEERARILNEIGEMSEEIESSLGSLIQDDDIQVTRKPYWLEIAINSNLLFSSGSATLEAVARPVLKNVAAILAKRDARIHVEGHTDNLPISNSTYPSNWELSSGRAATVVNLFAQNGVDPERMVAIGYAEFQPLASNAAEPGRARNRRVAVIVLPGPPPRAGKAIEPERLRSDYEAGIGRIQ, encoded by the coding sequence ATGGCGAGGCGAAAAACGCGCGAGGAACATGGGAACCATGAGGCATGGGCGATCCCTTATGGCGATCTGGTGACCCTCCTGATGGCCTTTTTTGTCGTGCTGTATGCCGTGTCCGTGGTCGACGCCGGCAAATACCGCGTCTTATCCAACTCGCTGGTCGAGGCCTTCGGCTCGCAGGTGCCGGTGGATCCCATCCAGATCGGGGAACCGAGTTTTGCGCTCAATCTGATGAACGACGACGTGCATCGTTCGCTCGTACCGATCGAAATCGAGAGCGGCGCCGCATCCCGACAAAGCGAAATCGCCATCCAAAATCTGTTGTCGCCGACCGATGTCGCCATCGAGAATGTACTCGATTTGCTTGAAGGCGAGGAACGCGCGCGCATTCTCAACGAAATCGGGGAGATGTCCGAGGAGATCGAGTCGTCGCTGGGATCGCTGATCCAGGATGACGACATTCAGGTGACGCGCAAACCCTACTGGCTTGAGATCGCGATCAACTCCAATCTCCTGTTTTCGAGTGGATCCGCGACGCTGGAAGCGGTAGCGCGTCCCGTGCTCAAGAACGTGGCCGCGATCCTGGCCAAGCGGGACGCGCGGATCCATGTCGAGGGCCACACCGATAATTTACCGATCAGCAATTCGACCTATCCGTCCAATTGGGAGCTGTCGTCTGGTCGCGCCGCGACGGTGGTGAACCTCTTCGCCCAGAATGGGGTCGATCCGGAGCGGATGGTCGCGATCGGATACGCCGAATTTCAGCCACTGGCCAGCAATGCGGCGGAACCAGGGCGGGCGCGGAATCGTCGTGTCGCGGTGATCGTGCTGCCTGGCCCGCCTCCACGCGCGGGCAAGGCCATCGAACCCGAGCGGCTACGAAGCGACTACGAAGCCGGGATCGGACGAATTCAATAA
- a CDS encoding chemotaxis protein CheW, giving the protein MTAEDTNVNGKGTSSSYVTFSLEDETYAIDVLQVQEVLKLTEIAPVPGVPDYILGIINLRGDVVTVIDARRRMLLPERAPDDASRIVIIDVDNQNVGILVDSVAEVVRIPPDAVDPAPAVGNDQTSRFILGVSSTEEGLTILIDLNKLLSDDEWAAIRER; this is encoded by the coding sequence ATGACCGCAGAAGACACGAACGTGAATGGCAAGGGAACTTCTTCGTCGTATGTGACGTTCAGTCTGGAGGACGAGACCTACGCCATCGATGTATTACAGGTACAGGAAGTCCTGAAGCTCACCGAAATCGCACCGGTTCCCGGTGTGCCCGATTACATTCTCGGCATCATCAATCTGCGTGGCGACGTGGTCACCGTTATCGATGCCCGCCGGCGCATGCTGCTCCCCGAGCGCGCGCCCGACGATGCCTCCCGGATCGTCATCATCGATGTCGATAATCAGAATGTCGGCATCCTGGTCGATTCGGTTGCCGAGGTCGTGCGGATACCGCCGGATGCGGTCGATCCCGCGCCCGCGGTCGGTAACGATCAGACGAGCCGCTTTATCCTGGGCGTCAGCAGTACCGAGGAGGGACTGACGATCCTGATCGATCTCAATAAATTGTTGTCCGACGATGAGTGGGCGGCGATTCGCGAACGTTAG
- a CDS encoding DUF2802 domain-containing protein produces MNENLLFGAVLALFVLILLAMLMAGVALKSISTLRRQIREIRQDHQRQNTSLLALHGAMKMISEDVISHGQAQSSVRRTLEHLADQQNEMRLRDVDDGLYPQAIQLIQEGRGREEVRKLCGLTDSEVGLLFSLHGQGLGVGANSTASTRR; encoded by the coding sequence ATGAACGAAAATCTGCTGTTTGGTGCGGTCCTGGCGCTTTTTGTCCTGATCCTCCTCGCCATGCTGATGGCTGGCGTTGCCCTGAAGTCCATCTCGACTCTGCGGCGCCAGATTCGGGAGATCCGACAGGATCATCAACGTCAAAATACGTCGCTTCTGGCATTGCATGGGGCTATGAAGATGATCTCCGAGGATGTGATCAGCCATGGTCAGGCGCAGTCCTCGGTCAGGCGAACCCTCGAACATCTGGCCGATCAGCAGAACGAGATGCGTCTGCGCGATGTCGACGATGGACTCTATCCCCAGGCCATCCAACTGATCCAGGAGGGACGCGGCCGCGAAGAGGTCCGTAAACTCTGTGGCTTGACAGACTCCGAGGTCGGTCTGCTGTTCAGTCTGCATGGCCAGGGGCTCGGTGTCGGAGCGAACTCGACAGCTTCAACGCGACGTTGA
- a CDS encoding EscU/YscU/HrcU family type III secretion system export apparatus switch protein, with amino-acid sequence MTKNQRQDAVPQAVALQWDRLNAPRITAAGKGLTAEEILRIAGEQGIPLQSDPILVEALAQIPIGDEIPRNLYIAVAEVLAFIFMLEGIDPRKPTLLDRESAQQE; translated from the coding sequence ATGACGAAAAACCAGCGTCAAGACGCCGTCCCACAGGCCGTTGCGCTGCAATGGGATCGCCTGAACGCACCTCGCATCACCGCTGCGGGCAAGGGACTCACCGCCGAGGAAATTCTGCGCATCGCCGGGGAACAGGGGATTCCTTTGCAATCCGATCCGATTCTGGTCGAAGCGCTGGCGCAAATTCCGATCGGCGACGAGATCCCCAGGAACCTCTACATCGCGGTTGCCGAAGTCCTCGCCTTTATTTTCATGCTAGAAGGGATTGACCCGCGCAAACCGACACTTCTCGATCGAGAATCGGCGCAACAGGAATAA
- a CDS encoding flagellar hook-length control protein FliK, whose product MIETLVGGLTTTKDLVDPKRLSSAIAQSGIWLEALVAQTTAHPADSNNRSLDLKAQLLRLAEQIRLADRSTLPVARPAPLQSLASESAPPTALPPKPAEPVGNPARPPISPNLPSSPATPQERIAPERPLTPSARSLDLFVAREASNPARVGDRSLDLQAQLPRLADRSTLPAARPAQSQVRAPGTAPPPSPNLPSRSTTPQERIAPKRRYTAMTQSGIWLEALMAQTNAHPACARDRSLDLKAQLQRLAEQLRTVDQSPSPSSSGPMPQTRTVVVPAETSPNALPPVPTKPNSADHSERPPDPASPKARSVAPEPPPASPRLHDETPHSRTTAPEILAKEVDAMIKHVVTQQLRSLEAGTDQPQWILELPFKTPSGLTALEADIRRENRGDQSEDDVWSMRIRLNLPRLGPLSINLSLRSDRLNAGLQAENATGADILREHLETLRQQLLDRKIEVVSLHASHRPGGGTQPARRPPMVSERA is encoded by the coding sequence ATGATCGAAACCCTCGTTGGAGGCTTGACCACGACGAAGGATCTGGTCGACCCGAAGCGTCTGTCCTCCGCCATCGCGCAATCCGGCATCTGGCTTGAGGCGCTGGTGGCGCAGACGACCGCGCACCCCGCAGACTCTAATAATCGCTCGCTCGATCTCAAGGCGCAATTGCTGCGCCTCGCCGAACAGATCCGCCTCGCCGATCGGTCGACTCTTCCAGTGGCGCGTCCGGCACCACTTCAGTCACTCGCTTCGGAGAGTGCCCCACCGACCGCCCTGCCCCCAAAACCGGCCGAGCCTGTCGGCAATCCGGCGCGGCCGCCCATCTCCCCTAACCTTCCATCCAGCCCTGCCACGCCACAGGAACGGATCGCCCCAGAGCGCCCGCTCACGCCATCCGCGCGCTCGCTTGATCTCTTCGTGGCGCGGGAGGCATCGAACCCCGCACGCGTCGGTGATCGCTCGCTCGATCTCCAGGCACAGTTGCCACGCCTCGCAGATCGGTCGACTCTTCCAGCGGCGCGTCCGGCACAATCCCAAGTACGCGCGCCGGGGACCGCCCCGCCCCCCTCTCCTAACCTTCCATCCCGCTCCACCACGCCACAGGAACGGATCGCTCCGAAGCGCCGGTACACCGCGATGACGCAATCCGGCATCTGGCTTGAGGCGCTGATGGCGCAAACGAACGCGCACCCCGCGTGCGCCCGCGATCGCTCGCTCGATCTCAAGGCGCAATTGCAGCGTCTCGCCGAGCAGCTCCGCACCGTCGATCAGTCGCCGTCGCCATCGTCCTCGGGACCGATGCCGCAGACGCGGACCGTCGTCGTGCCAGCGGAAACCTCGCCGAACGCCTTACCCCCGGTACCGACGAAGCCAAACAGCGCGGACCATTCGGAGCGGCCCCCAGACCCCGCCTCTCCTAAAGCCCGATCAGTCGCGCCGGAGCCGCCTCCAGCCTCGCCTCGCCTTCACGACGAAACGCCTCACTCGCGAACGACCGCGCCAGAGATCTTGGCCAAGGAAGTCGACGCCATGATTAAACACGTGGTGACTCAACAGTTGCGAAGCCTGGAAGCGGGAACCGATCAGCCGCAATGGATCCTGGAATTACCCTTCAAGACACCGTCGGGTTTAACGGCGCTGGAAGCCGATATTCGACGGGAGAACCGCGGCGATCAATCCGAGGACGACGTTTGGAGCATGCGGATCAGGCTGAATTTACCCCGCCTGGGTCCTTTGTCGATCAATCTGAGTCTTCGCTCGGATCGGCTGAATGCGGGTCTTCAGGCAGAGAACGCGACCGGCGCCGACATCCTGCGAGAACATCTGGAGACCTTGCGTCAACAGTTGCTGGACCGAAAGATCGAGGTCGTCAGCCTGCACGCAAGCCATCGGCCCGGCGGCGGCACGCAACCCGCCCGGCGCCCGCCCATGGTGAGCGAGCGGGCATGA
- a CDS encoding flagellar brake protein, translated as MSQALSGQQIGVDRAHLAHGELVTTPNRISAILDDIHRHLVLIGVRMDPDGPLYESVLIRLDTARTRLSLDLSGPVEDHARLGPGQRIHLHVSLRGIAIRFSITIDEVPIEDGRPLYVGQYPTEISFLQRRGIFRVHLPLHDRRRVRLQHKESENAFSAQIIDLSVKGFCVELNETDIDRTQLGSRFEYIGMKLPDLRSTLSGEAVLVNLRPSPRPGALSAGFVIANLDPQVERSLMRAALYYQREARRAGI; from the coding sequence TTGAGTCAGGCACTCTCAGGCCAGCAAATCGGGGTTGACCGAGCACACCTGGCCCACGGTGAATTGGTGACGACACCCAACCGCATTTCAGCAATTCTCGACGATATCCATCGTCACCTGGTACTGATCGGGGTACGGATGGATCCCGACGGCCCTCTGTACGAATCGGTGTTGATTCGACTCGATACGGCCCGCACAAGACTCTCTCTAGATCTCTCCGGTCCAGTCGAGGACCACGCTCGGCTCGGCCCAGGTCAGCGTATCCATCTTCATGTCAGTCTACGCGGCATCGCGATTCGCTTCTCGATAACCATCGACGAGGTTCCGATCGAAGATGGGCGGCCTTTGTATGTCGGACAATATCCAACTGAAATCAGCTTTCTGCAGAGACGCGGCATTTTTCGGGTGCATCTCCCGCTTCATGATCGACGCCGTGTCAGACTCCAGCACAAGGAATCGGAGAACGCGTTCAGCGCCCAGATCATCGACCTCTCGGTCAAAGGATTTTGCGTGGAATTAAACGAAACCGATATTGATCGAACGCAACTCGGATCACGATTCGAGTACATCGGAATGAAGTTACCGGATCTGAGAAGCACGCTGTCCGGCGAAGCGGTGTTGGTCAACCTGCGACCATCTCCAAGGCCCGGCGCCCTCTCCGCTGGCTTTGTCATCGCCAATCTCGATCCTCAGGTCGAAAGATCTCTGATGCGCGCAGCGCTTTACTATCAGCGCGAGGCGAGAAGGGCGGGGATTTAG
- a CDS encoding flagella synthesis protein FlgN: MRRAFPVDRRHSERLNEMDRANPNLALPNTAAQFAQSLKLSIQLMGDLEAAMLEETRAIETRESDSLLRVLASKRDLVARLEEETLLQKQWVALAHHPFTPVGMTKFFAGVGDDGQLLGLWSILRESSTRCDGMNRSNARLIERGRKRVATSLRILIGDDGTSATYNPRGRTESTTPRSRTFSQA; the protein is encoded by the coding sequence ATGCGCCGGGCGTTTCCGGTCGACCGTCGCCATTCTGAGAGATTGAATGAAATGGATCGTGCAAACCCCAACCTGGCGCTCCCCAATACCGCGGCCCAGTTTGCCCAATCGCTGAAGCTGTCGATTCAACTGATGGGTGACCTGGAAGCAGCGATGCTGGAGGAAACCCGCGCCATCGAGACACGGGAAAGCGATTCGCTGCTACGGGTTCTCGCCAGCAAAAGGGACTTGGTCGCGCGACTCGAAGAAGAAACGCTCCTTCAAAAGCAATGGGTTGCACTCGCTCATCACCCCTTCACGCCGGTCGGCATGACGAAGTTCTTCGCCGGAGTGGGCGACGACGGCCAGCTTCTCGGTCTGTGGTCGATTCTGCGCGAATCCAGTACCCGCTGCGATGGCATGAATCGCTCCAATGCACGCTTGATCGAGCGCGGCCGCAAACGCGTCGCCACGTCGCTACGCATCCTAATTGGTGACGATGGCACCTCGGCGACCTATAATCCACGTGGACGCACCGAATCGACAACTCCACGCAGCCGCACCTTCAGCCAAGCCTAA
- the flgM gene encoding flagellar biosynthesis anti-sigma factor FlgM: MAEAGYLIRRGNASTVLFHPAVKQGKPEPTWIKPMDIKNLTGGNLRTEGSPSGVKPRVTSTADRPSTPNTPGAIGEPVTLTQTARIMSAARDQANNVPINEAKVAELTVAIAEGRYSIDNQRLADRMLAFERLLA, translated from the coding sequence GTGGCTGAAGCGGGATATTTAATCCGCCGTGGGAATGCCTCTACAGTTCTCTTTCATCCGGCCGTTAAACAAGGCAAGCCCGAACCGACCTGGATTAAGCCCATGGACATTAAAAACCTGACTGGCGGCAACCTCCGCACCGAAGGCTCTCCCTCGGGGGTCAAGCCGCGCGTGACGTCAACCGCCGACAGGCCGTCCACCCCGAATACGCCCGGCGCGATCGGCGAGCCCGTGACACTCACGCAAACCGCCCGGATTATGAGTGCCGCGCGCGATCAAGCGAACAATGTTCCTATCAACGAAGCAAAGGTCGCGGAACTCACGGTCGCCATTGCCGAAGGCCGCTATTCCATCGACAATCAGCGGCTGGCGGATCGGATGCTCGCATTCGAGCGCCTGCTGGCCTGA
- the flgA gene encoding flagellar basal body P-ring formation chaperone FlgA, whose translation MSHARPHRIDHALRRLLSLTVILLATLNAGTIRAADKPSEPLERILETARAFLTDSLNTDASVETRIEIGQLDSRLRLARCARAPSSELAPGARTGGNGTVNVRCSEPVAWSIFVPFRVERYTEVVTVARPLSRQQVIQPADVRLKRMETSQLARGYFQELAPIIGLEARRTLVPEQVLIDAHVTQRTLVERGQQVTLFSARPGLTVRMKGEALEAGTVGQRIRVRNKSSKRIVEGYVEPSGAIRTAF comes from the coding sequence ATGTCTCACGCCCGACCGCATCGGATCGATCACGCCTTGCGCCGACTGCTTTCCTTGACCGTCATTCTATTGGCGACGCTGAACGCCGGCACCATCCGCGCGGCAGACAAACCGAGCGAACCGCTGGAGCGTATCCTGGAGACGGCGCGTGCGTTTCTGACCGATTCGCTAAATACGGATGCCAGCGTCGAGACGCGCATCGAGATCGGTCAGTTGGATAGCCGGCTCCGCTTGGCGCGCTGCGCTCGCGCGCCAAGCTCCGAGCTTGCGCCGGGCGCCCGCACGGGAGGAAACGGCACGGTCAATGTCCGCTGCAGCGAACCTGTCGCCTGGTCCATCTTTGTACCGTTTCGCGTGGAGCGCTATACGGAGGTTGTGACCGTCGCGCGGCCGCTCTCTCGCCAACAGGTCATTCAACCCGCCGACGTGCGGCTGAAGCGCATGGAGACATCGCAACTCGCGAGAGGGTATTTCCAGGAACTGGCCCCAATCATTGGCCTGGAGGCGCGACGAACGCTGGTTCCGGAGCAGGTGTTGATTGACGCCCATGTGACCCAGCGGACCTTGGTCGAGCGTGGTCAACAAGTCACCCTGTTCTCGGCCAGACCCGGACTGACGGTCAGGATGAAAGGCGAGGCGCTGGAAGCCGGGACGGTCGGACAGCGCATTCGGGTGCGCAACAAATCCTCTAAGCGCATCGTGGAAGGCTATGTGGAACCTTCGGGAGCGATCCGAACCGCTTTTTAG
- a CDS encoding chemotaxis protein: MSQFIDDIDQRTRMVGQNRMELLLFHLGGKQMFGINVFKVREVIAKPTLRHLPGSSPTVRGVANIRGRTVSVIDLALAIGFAARPIDDDRDAKVIVTEFNRSVQGFWVSAVDRIVNVNWETVKPPPRGTERESYLVAVTEVDDRLVEIIDVERVFAQINPLKSDVSDEVQKQAAILPHDRRILVVDDSLVARKQIERAIMELGFRTETRSDGRAALEYLEELAAADMVESSIEMVIADIEMPRMDGYTLTRKIREHGKLKDLRVILHSSLSGQFNHDMVKRAGADDFLAKFDPDELATTVLKYAKKS; encoded by the coding sequence ATGAGTCAGTTTATTGACGATATCGATCAGCGCACCCGCATGGTTGGGCAGAATCGCATGGAATTGCTGCTGTTTCACCTGGGTGGCAAACAGATGTTCGGCATCAATGTCTTCAAGGTTCGAGAGGTGATCGCCAAACCCACGCTACGACACCTTCCCGGCTCCAGCCCGACGGTTCGCGGCGTGGCCAACATTCGCGGCAGGACGGTTTCCGTGATCGATCTGGCGCTGGCGATCGGCTTTGCCGCACGACCGATCGACGATGATCGGGACGCCAAGGTGATCGTCACCGAGTTCAACCGATCGGTCCAGGGTTTCTGGGTGTCCGCGGTGGATCGGATCGTCAACGTGAATTGGGAGACGGTCAAGCCGCCGCCACGCGGAACCGAGCGTGAAAGTTATCTGGTCGCGGTCACCGAGGTGGACGACCGGTTGGTCGAAATCATCGACGTCGAACGCGTGTTTGCGCAGATCAATCCGCTCAAGTCCGATGTCTCCGACGAGGTGCAGAAACAGGCCGCCATCCTGCCTCATGATCGTCGGATCCTGGTCGTCGACGATTCGCTGGTCGCGCGCAAACAGATCGAGCGCGCCATCATGGAACTGGGCTTTCGCACCGAAACCCGTTCCGATGGTCGAGCGGCGCTGGAGTATCTGGAAGAGCTGGCCGCCGCGGACATGGTGGAGTCGTCCATCGAAATGGTCATCGCAGACATCGAGATGCCGCGCATGGACGGGTACACCCTGACACGCAAGATTCGCGAACATGGCAAGCTGAAGGATCTGCGGGTGATCCTGCATTCATCCTTGAGCGGCCAGTTTAATCACGACATGGTCAAGCGGGCTGGCGCCGACGATTTTCTGGCGAAGTTCGACCCGGACGAGTTGGCGACGACGGTGCTCAAGTATGCGAAGAAATCCTGA
- a CDS encoding CheR family methyltransferase, producing the protein MIDAQDYAEFSRFLSDCCGLVLGENRQYLVSSRLSRLLDEFSFAKVEDLLKALRRSANPTLKSRVIDAMTTNETSWFRDNYPFDILRQIVLPELAAKQKPIRIWSAACSSGQEPYSISMIVAEWEGSYPPKTASVSILATDLSESVLADARAGVYDGLSIVRGLSPERRQRFFESIENGHRIKPEIQRRVRFQKLNLMESYATLGKFDIVFCRNVLIYFSAETKRRIFDGIARQMDPGGYLFVGASEAVGSYTEAFEILRTPQGSMLRRR; encoded by the coding sequence GTGATTGATGCGCAGGATTACGCCGAGTTTTCCCGATTCCTCTCCGACTGTTGCGGTCTGGTGCTCGGCGAGAACCGCCAATATCTCGTCTCCAGTCGTCTGTCGCGTCTGCTCGACGAATTTTCGTTCGCGAAAGTTGAAGATTTGCTGAAGGCGTTGCGGCGTTCCGCCAATCCCACGCTGAAATCCCGCGTGATCGATGCGATGACGACCAACGAGACATCCTGGTTTCGCGATAACTATCCCTTTGATATCCTTCGTCAAATCGTGCTTCCTGAACTGGCGGCCAAGCAAAAGCCGATCCGGATCTGGTCGGCGGCCTGCTCCAGCGGCCAGGAGCCCTACAGCATCTCCATGATCGTTGCGGAATGGGAAGGAAGCTATCCGCCCAAGACCGCGAGCGTCAGTATTTTGGCGACGGATCTTTCGGAAAGCGTGCTGGCCGATGCCCGCGCCGGTGTCTATGACGGGCTGAGCATCGTGCGCGGACTCAGTCCCGAGCGTCGGCAGCGTTTTTTCGAGTCGATCGAGAACGGGCATCGGATCAAGCCGGAGATTCAGCGCCGGGTGCGTTTTCAGAAGCTCAATCTGATGGAATCCTACGCGACGCTCGGTAAATTCGACATCGTCTTCTGTCGCAACGTCCTGATCTATTTTTCGGCCGAAACCAAGCGTCGGATCTTTGACGGAATCGCCCGTCAGATGGATCCTGGCGGCTATCTGTTTGTCGGCGCGTCCGAAGCGGTCGGCTCCTACACCGAAGCCTTCGAGATTCTGCGCACGCCGCAAGGCTCCATGCTGCGTCGGCGTTAA
- the flgB gene encoding flagellar basal body rod protein FlgB, with product MSLSLDKAFGILPASVKLQDRRGELLASNLANADTPNYKSRDYDFRGTLAAIEGRGKGLALAQTQSNHLPLPGQPDVNTVPDMLYRIPAQPALDGNTVDPQLERAAFAENAMHYQSTLEFLNRRVSGIRAALRKE from the coding sequence ATGAGCCTTTCACTCGATAAAGCCTTTGGCATCTTGCCAGCGTCGGTCAAGCTTCAGGATCGGCGCGGCGAATTGCTGGCCTCCAATCTGGCCAACGCCGATACCCCGAACTACAAATCACGCGATTACGATTTCAGGGGCACCCTGGCGGCGATCGAAGGCCGGGGCAAGGGGTTGGCATTAGCCCAAACGCAATCCAATCACCTGCCGCTGCCCGGTCAACCGGACGTCAATACCGTGCCCGATATGCTCTATCGCATTCCCGCGCAGCCGGCCCTCGACGGCAATACCGTCGACCCGCAGCTGGAGCGGGCGGCCTTTGCCGAAAACGCCATGCATTATCAGAGCACGCTTGAATTCCTGAATCGACGCGTGTCGGGTATCCGCGCCGCCCTGCGAAAGGAATAA
- the flgC gene encoding flagellar basal body rod protein FlgC, with protein MSNLFSIFNTSASALTAQSIRLNTVASNLANASTAAKTPEETYKSKQVLFQTILDREDPDRAAMPVRVADIVDSPALPIPTYEPNHPQANDDGYVFRPAISVVEEMANMMSASRSYEANVEVMNTTRQLLERTLRVGQS; from the coding sequence ATGAGCAATCTGTTCAGCATCTTCAATACCTCGGCCTCGGCGCTCACGGCGCAATCGATCCGGCTCAATACCGTGGCCTCCAATCTGGCCAACGCCAGTACCGCCGCCAAGACGCCGGAAGAGACCTACAAGTCGAAACAGGTTCTGTTCCAGACGATTCTGGACCGAGAGGATCCTGATCGGGCCGCCATGCCGGTGCGGGTTGCTGACATCGTCGACTCTCCGGCGCTGCCCATCCCGACCTATGAGCCGAATCACCCCCAGGCCAATGATGACGGCTATGTCTTTCGGCCCGCGATCAGCGTGGTCGAGGAAATGGCCAACATGATGTCGGCCTCGCGCAGTTACGAGGCCAATGTGGAAGTCATGAATACCACGCGGCAATTATTGGAACGCACGCTGCGGGTCGGTCAGAGTTAA
- a CDS encoding flagellar hook assembly protein FlgD, with amino-acid sequence MAEISSDVLSGLGLTSYGAQTAKESSGTLGQSDFLKLMTTQLATQDPMKPMENGDFLSQMAQFSTVTGIEALTEKFGALSLSLNQGQALQAAALVGKEVLSPATKSQLDAGQGMRGSVGLSASVNQLTVGVYDSTGQLMQTLDLGAQASGMADFTWDGLTSDGQPAPEGIYEFRATASSGDASAAVETFLGGQVQSVTADYASGGLILNVQGLGGVAFGDVARIG; translated from the coding sequence ATGGCGGAAATATCCTCGGATGTCTTGAGCGGACTGGGGCTGACGAGTTACGGGGCTCAGACCGCCAAGGAGAGCAGCGGCACACTCGGACAATCGGATTTTCTCAAACTGATGACCACGCAACTGGCTACTCAGGATCCGATGAAGCCGATGGAAAACGGCGATTTCCTCAGTCAGATGGCCCAATTCTCGACCGTCACCGGCATTGAGGCGCTGACCGAGAAATTCGGTGCCTTGTCGCTGTCGCTCAATCAGGGGCAGGCGTTACAGGCGGCCGCGCTGGTGGGTAAGGAGGTTCTGTCGCCCGCGACCAAGTCTCAACTGGACGCGGGACAGGGCATGCGGGGGTCGGTCGGGTTAAGCGCGTCGGTGAATCAATTGACGGTTGGTGTCTACGATTCCACTGGCCAACTGATGCAGACTCTGGATTTGGGCGCCCAGGCATCGGGCATGGCCGACTTTACCTGGGATGGACTCACGTCCGATGGGCAGCCCGCGCCCGAGGGTATTTATGAATTTCGCGCCACCGCTTCCAGCGGCGACGCTTCGGCGGCGGTCGAGACCTTTCTTGGAGGTCAGGTGCAAAGTGTGACCGCCGACTACGCCAGCGGCGGTCTGATTCTCAATGTACAGGGTTTGGGCGGGGTCGCATTCGGCGATGTTGCCCGGATTGGCTGA